The Bacillota bacterium genome includes the window TCGAGCGGGCCGACGAGGCCTGCTACGAGGCGAAGCGGCTCGGCAAGAGCCGGGTCGTGGTCTGGTCCGGCGCGCCGCGGGGGGCCGCCAGCGTGTGAGCAGCAGACCGAGCTTCCGGGAACGCCACCTGGCCCGCCGGCCCCAGGCCCGGCAACCCCCTCCCCCCAGGCCGAGGTCCGGCCTCTTCTGGGTCACCGTCGCCCTGCTCAGCGTCTACGGGCTTCTCTTCGTGTATGGACGGCTGGCAGAGCAGCGCCTTCCGGACTTCTCCGGCTCCGAGGCCGCCCGTTTTGCCCTGCCCGGTTCGGAGGCCCTCACCGACCGGGTGGTCGAGGTGGTGGACGGGGACACCATCCGCACCGCCCGTTACGGCCGGGTGCGCTACACCGGCATCAACACGCCGGAACTCTCGGCGGACGACCCCGATGTGCGGCGCATGGCAGAACGGGCCCGCCAGGCCAACGAAAGGCTGGTCGGCGGGCGGGAGGTGCGCC containing:
- a CDS encoding thermonuclease family protein, with translation MSSRPSFRERHLARRPQARQPPPPRPRSGLFWVTVALLSVYGLLFVYGRLAEQRLPDFSGSEAARFALPGSEALTDRVVEVVDGDTIRTARYGRVRYTGINTPELSADDPDVRRMAERARQANERLVGGREVRLALDVQSHDRYGRLLAYVWVDRIFVNAWLVEQGYAQVMTVPPNVRYAERLRDLERKARREGRGLWREAKFQSL